CGTGGTCCTGTACTGGACCGTCCGGATCCTGGTCGTGCTGCCCGCGCTCGCGCTGTGGCGCTGGGTGCTCGCGCCCGTCGGCCGCTTTCTCGCAGTCCTCGCGCGTGAGGTGGGGGAGGCTCTGGGGCACGCCTGGCGGATCGCGGGACGCATCTCGTCGGCCGTCGGACGGCTCCTCGGGACCCTCTTCTGGTGGATCTTCGTGGAGCCGGTGCGCTGGGTGTACCGGACCGTCCTGACCCCGGTGGGGCATGTCGTGCGGGACGCCGTGCTGCGTCCGGCGGCCCGTGCCGCGCGCAGTGTGGGCCGGGCCGCCCGGCAGGCGCTGGCCGCCGCCCGTGAGACGGCCCGGCAGACCCGCGCGGACCTGCGCCGGATGCTTTTCGGCGAGTCGCTGCCACGGGAGGCGGTCGGCCGACGGGAACCATCGACGGGCGAGACACGTACTCTTGGTAGGAGTACGACCGCTCTCACGAAGGACTGAACGACACTGGGCAAGCGACAGCCCGAAGGCCCGCCGCCCGCACCCGCGGTGCAGCGCATCCGACTGCGCTACACCAAGCGCGGCCGCCTCCGGTTCACCAGCCACCGTGACTTCCAGCGCGCCTTCGAGCGTGCGTTGCGCCGTGCCGAGGTGCCGATGGCGTACTCGGCGGGGTTCACACCGCATCCGAAGGTGTCGTACGCCAATGCCGCACCCACCGGCACGGGCAGTGAGGCGGAGTATCTGGAGATCGCGCTCACCGCGGCGCGTGATCCGGAGAAGCTGAGAATCCTCCTCGACGAGTCGCTGCCCACCGGGCTCGACATCGTCGACGCGGTCGAGGCCCGGACCTCGGGGCTCGCCGACCGGCTGACGGCCTCCGTATGGGAGCTGCGGCTGGACGGTGTGGACCCGGCCGACGCCGATCGCGCGGTGGACGCCTTCAACAAGGCGGACGCCGTCGAGGTCCAGCGCATGGCGAAGAACGGCGTGCGGACCTTCGACGCCCGCGCCGCTGTCGTCCAGCTCGAAACGCACAGGGAACCCGCTGATAGGCCGACGGACCAGCCCTGTGCGATACTGCGGCTGGTTGTTCGGCACGTGACGCCTGCCGTACGACCCGACGACGTCCTGTCCGGTCTTCGCGCCGTGGCCGACCTGGCGCCGCCGGTCCCCGCTGCGGTGACCAGGCTGGCGCAGGGGCTGTTCGATGAAGAGACCGGCACGGTGACCGACCCGCTCGCGCCCGACCGCGAGGCAGCACAGGCCCCCACAACGGCCGAACCCGCTGCCACCGCGAAGGCGCCCGCGTAGGGAAGGTTCCGCGAAGGAACGTACGCCGTAGCGCCGCCCTCGTACTCGGGAGCCACCTGGGTCGGGCGGCGAACCGACCAGAAGACTTTCGCCAGGCCGTACGCATTCGGCGTACGGAACCGGCGAGACAGGACACAGAGAGCTCCCGTGCGGCGCCCGCGCCCCGGACGGCGGCACCGCGCATCGCGCGAGCCGCGGACGTCAACGGTGATCGATCCTCAGCGATCGACGCCGGACCAGGCGCGGCGCCCGGGAGCCTGACGGGAGAAACGCCCGCATGCTCGAGCCAACCGAATCCGCAGAGTCCGTCACGGACTCCGAAGCGAACAGCCCCAGCGACACCCTGCCGCCGCGTCGGCGGCGCCGTGCCGCTTCCCGGCCGGCGGGTCCGCCGGTCGCCGCCGCCGACACCTCGGCCGAGATCACCACGCCGGCCATACCGGCCGTGGAGTCCGCCGAGCAGTT
This Streptomyces sp. NBC_00377 DNA region includes the following protein-coding sequences:
- a CDS encoding TIGR03936 family radical SAM-associated protein, which produces MQRIRLRYTKRGRLRFTSHRDFQRAFERALRRAEVPMAYSAGFTPHPKVSYANAAPTGTGSEAEYLEIALTAARDPEKLRILLDESLPTGLDIVDAVEARTSGLADRLTASVWELRLDGVDPADADRAVDAFNKADAVEVQRMAKNGVRTFDARAAVVQLETHREPADRPTDQPCAILRLVVRHVTPAVRPDDVLSGLRAVADLAPPVPAAVTRLAQGLFDEETGTVTDPLAPDREAAQAPTTAEPAATAKAPA